Below is a genomic region from Salmo trutta chromosome 19, fSalTru1.1, whole genome shotgun sequence.
gctgtgcctctctctgttcctcttcctcctcttgccCCTCTCCACCTTAAAGCTCTCATCACTGTTGTCCTCCTCGCTCTCCTCTTCGCTCGACTCGCTTTCATCGTCTTCACCAGAACCATTATTTTTGCGCCTTTGTGTTCGAGTGTTGGACCACCGGGTCTTTCTCCTCCGTCGCCCCTGAAAACAGATGTCATCTTGACAGCCAAATCATAAACACAAACATTCTAACTTTTGGGTTTCATGAAGCTAATGTAGGACAGCATACACATAAGTTCCTGATGGCTGACAATGTGTGAATCCCTGATCTAAAAGACACTGTTGATCCAAAAACATGCATTCACAATCCAACATATTAATGTAGAAATATCTGCAGTTACTGAAAGAACTTACCTTAGATTTGTATAGTCCATCTTGATCAACCTTCTCTCTcggtttcctctgaacagttttcTCCTCCTCATCACCCTTCTCTACAGGGGGTGTGGCCTCTTTCTTCTCCAGCCTCCTGTCCTGGAACTCCACCCCCTTAGCGGTCGGCCTGCAGATCCTGGGTGACCTCCTCAGGGATCTCCCAGTCTCACCAGTATCTGACCCAGagtccctctcctttctctggaGCTCAGCTCTCCTCCGGTGGGTAATCCCGCGTATTTTCAGGCGAATTCCCTCCTCTTGGATCTCTGATGTTGTTCCTGCATCCTTTTTTTCACTCTTGTCCTCATCCTCTTTGTTCTTGTTCTCATCTTCCTCAGACCCCTCACTTGCTTTTGCCTGACCAGATTTCTCTGCTACCGTTGGATTTTTGTCATCTTTCTCAGTTCCATCATCCTCTTTTTTGTCATTTTTCTTAGTCTGATCATCCTTACTCCCATCCTCTTTTTGGGGGCATCCCTGTGTTGTGGAATCTTCCTTGATTACTTTGTCATGGCTTTTGTATGTCTCACCCTCAGTCTCTGTGAGAGATGATGCCTTCTTACTAACAGACTGTTTTTCTGATGGTGCATCACAGTCCATGGGCTTTGAGTCTTTGATAGTGTTGGTCTCAGACTTCACTCCACTTTTAACAGCCTTTTTTGGCCAGCCTTTTTCAGCATGTCCCTTGATCtttatgttgtcatgtgttgacTTTTCCGAACGCATTTCCATAGGCTCCTCCTGTTTCCCCTCCACTGGGACAGACTTTTTGAGAGAGGGTAATTGCTTGGCGTCCTGAAAGGTGACAAGTTTCTCTCCTTTTTCTGCAACTGGCTTTGTGTCTGCCAGTTTCTCAGTTTCTTCAGAGGTGTCTGGTTTCTGTCCCCTAGAAGATAGAACAATCTTTTTAGAGGTAGTCTCTGTGTTTTTAGCTGATTTCTCAGCATCTTTAGGGGTAGGTGTAGCTGATTTAGCAGACTTCTCTGAATCTTTAGGGGTAGGTGTAGCTGATTTAGCAGACTTCTCAGCATCTTTAGGGGTAGGTGTAGCTGATTTAGCAGACTTCTCTGAATCTTTAGGGGTAGTTGTAGCTGATTTAGCAGACTTCTCTGAATCTTTAGGGGTAGGTGTAGCTGATTTAGCAGACTTCTCTGAATCTTTAGGGGTAGGTGTAGCTGATTTAGCAGACTTCTCTGAATCTTTAGGGGTAGGTGTAGCTGATTTAGCAGACTTCTCTGAATCTTTAGGGGTAGGTGTAGCTGATTTAGCAGACTTCTCTGAATCTTTAGGGGTAGGTGTAGCTGATTTAGCAGACTTCTCAGCATCTTTAGGGGTAGGTGTAGCTGATTTAGCAGACTTCTCAGCATCTTTAGGGGTAGGTGTAGCTGATTTAGCAGACTTCTGTGAATCTTTAGGGGTAGGTGTAGCTGATTTAGCAGACTTCTCAGCATCTTTAGGGGTAGCCAATTTCTCTGCTTCTTTAGGCGCTGCCGATTTAGCATATTTCACTGTGTCTTTAGGCATTGctgatttctctgtgtctttTGGGGTAGCCAATTTCCCATCTTCTTTAGGGATAACCAATTTAGTAGATTTCTCTGTGTCTTTAGGGGTAGCCGATTTCTCTACCTTTTTGGGTTCATCCAGTTGTGATTGGGTTGTTTTCTCAGAGACGTCTGCCATCTCCATGTCTTTTGGTCCAGACTGTGTCTTAGTCGCTTTAGCAACAGTTCTCATTTCATCTTTACAGATAGACGCTGAGAAAACTTCTTTCTCCAGGACAGCTTTTTTCTTCATCTCAGCGGCGGCCTTCGCATCTGTGCCTACAGCAGGTTTCTCCTTGGTGACAGCTGACATTTTAATGTCTTTAGGGTTATCACATTTCTCTGTATGTTTAGATGCCTCTGGTTTCACTGTCATTTGAATGACCAACGATTTATCAGTCTCTTTAGTGCTCTCCAGTGTCTCTGCATCTTTATTTGGAACTGGTTTGTCTGCCTTTTTAAGGAATGAGGATGTATTGTTCTCTTGAGAGATGGCCAGGTTCTCAGCATCTTTACTCTTTTCTGAAATCGCTGTCTTTTTAATTACAAAAGTTTTGATATCTTTAGAAACATCACATTTCTCTACACCCTCTTTGTCAGATGGTTTCTCTGTATTTTTTATGACTGTTGGCATCTTTATGCATTTAGAGTGGTCTGGTTTCTCTGTAATTGGGTCAGGTCTCCCAGTTTGTTTAGTGATGACTGAGGTTTCTGGGTTTTTAGGGTTTGACCACTTTTCTGTACCTTTTGTGCTCGGTGGTTTTTCCATATCTTTCACGGCAGAAAGGGGATAACCGTCCTTATTGACAACTGTTTTATCTGTTACATCTGTTTCCTTAGAGACAGCTGACTTGACCTCTTGAGAGGTAATGGATGAATCTGTTCCTTTAGTTTCATCTGGTTTCTGTGACTTACTAGACAAAGGGTTTTTATCGGTTTCTATTGATGTATAGGTCGTGTGTTCTGTACGACACACTTTTACATCCCACTTGGATACCTTGACTTTTTGTTCCTCTTTACAATCAGAGTACTTCTCCGGTGGGCTTGTTGCATTCTTAGATGAAGTCAATGGCTTTGTCATTAGAGGAGACGGAGATTTAGCCACTTTTAAGGCTGATTTTTTTACTTCCTCTGAATCTTCAGTGCATTCCTTTTCTGCTGGAACCATTTTCTGTAGACTTGTTTCATTGGCCATGGCCAACTCGGTGTTGCTTGccatctcctctttctccttgtcCAGGTTTATCTTATCTTTTGCACTAGCTTCTGCTGCTTTACATTCTTCCCCAGGAGCATCTTTTGTTTGCCGTTTTTTGCCATCAGCAGAGTCTCTCAAACCATCATTGACACTTTTTTCTGTTGCAGACCGAGCATCACCATTCATTTGATCACTTTTACACTCTATCGTCCCCACCGGGGCATCAGAGACCTCTTTACTTGTCTCCTCAACTTCAGGAGCTTCTTTGACAGGAACAACAGATGGGTTTCGCACAAAGATACTACTGCCACCGCCACTATTATTATcaaaattttcacaaagtttcatctctctctttttcaatgGGATTTTGGCCTGCTGGTCATTCTTCATCGCCCTTTGGAGTTCATTTGTAGTCTTCCTCTTGGCTtcctctgtctgttctgtctgtggcGTCAGACAAGGTTTCTCTGCAAGAGGCTCTGTAGCATTTGTGGCTGTGCTCTCCTTGGATTCTGACACCTCCATTGGCTCTTCTTTGATGGCCTGGGTGTGAATGGTGACCTTGTCATCCACCATAGGCTCCTCTGATTGGCTTTTTGACTCTGACTCGTCTTTGAGGCCACTCAATGAGGATTTGGCATCTGATTCGTCTAGTTTTGATTCCTCTTTTTCTGTAATCTCATTTTTTGGGGAGACTAAAGAAGCTGTACCCTTGGAGGGTTTGTCCTCTTCATCCTCTGAGGTATCCTCTGTCTTTTTAACTTCCCCTATAGGAGAAAAGGTATAAATAGGAATTGCAGTTACAACAGAATGATATATTCATAGAACATAAACGTACAAGATTTAGAACTGCATCTATCAGGGAAATAAGTTGTTTACCTTTGACAAAATAGATCCAATTCCAGGCAAATTACTTAATATCAATATCATGAAAATGTGAGTAAACAACAAATAACAGACAACATTATTGGTGTAACAAGCCTTGTTGATATAACACTACCTTCTCCCCCAGTATTATTTTTcgcctcatcttcctcctctccttctttctttgtCAACAGTGCTGGGTCGATTTGAGTCTTTAGCAGTGCCA
It encodes:
- the LOC115154119 gene encoding remodeling and spacing factor 1 — translated: MAASAASAGSTPGFCPSYAVICSFLERYGTLLDLPELTFPQLERYLQDTISVPKTLVDLHVKLLRKIGKSVSADRWEKYLVKVCHEFNSTWAWELENKGYKDMSVECKTGILKHLCECQFDDNVKFKTAINEEDPDKMRLLPIGKDKDGLMYWFQLDQDKNVRVYVEEQDDLDGSSWNCIVRDRNSLAEILALLKTQIDPALLTKKEGEEEDEAKNNTGGEGEVKKTEDTSEDEEDKPSKGTASLVSPKNEITEKEESKLDESDAKSSLSGLKDESESKSQSEEPMVDDKVTIHTQAIKEEPMEVSESKESTATNATEPLAEKPCLTPQTEQTEEAKRKTTNELQRAMKNDQQAKIPLKKREMKLCENFDNNSGGGSSIFVRNPSVVPVKEAPEVEETSKEVSDAPVGTIECKSDQMNGDARSATEKSVNDGLRDSADGKKRQTKDAPGEECKAAEASAKDKINLDKEKEEMASNTELAMANETSLQKMVPAEKECTEDSEEVKKSALKVAKSPSPLMTKPLTSSKNATSPPEKYSDCKEEQKVKVSKWDVKVCRTEHTTYTSIETDKNPLSSKSQKPDETKGTDSSITSQEVKSAVSKETDVTDKTVVNKDGYPLSAVKDMEKPPSTKGTEKWSNPKNPETSVITKQTGRPDPITEKPDHSKCIKMPTVIKNTEKPSDKEGVEKCDVSKDIKTFVIKKTAISEKSKDAENLAISQENNTSSFLKKADKPVPNKDAETLESTKETDKSLVIQMTVKPEASKHTEKCDNPKDIKMSAVTKEKPAVGTDAKAAAEMKKKAVLEKEVFSASICKDEMRTVAKATKTQSGPKDMEMADVSEKTTQSQLDEPKKVEKSATPKDTEKSTKLVIPKEDGKLATPKDTEKSAMPKDTVKYAKSAAPKEAEKLATPKDAEKSAKSATPTPKDSQKSAKSATPTPKDAEKSAKSATPTPKDAEKSAKSATPTPKDSEKSAKSATPTPKDSEKSAKSATPTPKDSEKSAKSATPTPKDSEKSAKSATPTPKDSEKSAKSATTTPKDSEKSAKSATPTPKDAEKSAKSATPTPKDSEKSAKSATPTPKDAEKSAKNTETTSKKIVLSSRGQKPDTSEETEKLADTKPVAEKGEKLVTFQDAKQLPSLKKSVPVEGKQEEPMEMRSEKSTHDNIKIKGHAEKGWPKKAVKSGVKSETNTIKDSKPMDCDAPSEKQSVSKKASSLTETEGETYKSHDKVIKEDSTTQGCPQKEDGSKDDQTKKNDKKEDDGTEKDDKNPTVAEKSGQAKASEGSEEDENKNKEDEDKSEKKDAGTTSEIQEEGIRLKIRGITHRRRAELQRKERDSGSDTGETGRSLRRSPRICRPTAKGVEFQDRRLEKKEATPPVEKGDEEEKTVQRKPREKVDQDGLYKSKGRRRRKTRWSNTRTQRRKNNGSGEDDESESSEEESEEDNSDESFKVERGKRRKRNRERHSDDSDTSSDDDLPPNDDPCKHCGLPNHPELILLCDSCDSGYHTACLRPPLMIIPDGEWFCPPCQHKLLCDKLEEQLTNLDASLKKRERAERRKERLVYVGISVENIITPSLEVEEEREEEVVKKEKKERTKSWGRRSTRAKKSISYRFDEFDEAIEEAIEEDIREADGGGAGRGKDMANITGHSRGKDMSTILAAGEGGEGKENGCPPRPNAGQRRKKRRRLNDLDSDSTVEEEESEDEFRLSDSTGEEEFVASDKSDAESEVAVDSNDDSDFGSTQLRTARTRRPAKRQRSTQLRRRRRPRRYSDDEEETSEEEEEEMVSEGSSEFTDSDLDCSRRRSRRSQTTKQVNYCESSGDSDGSKANTNRDKVKPWRRLASSDSEASSSRGSDDSERERTRLKRRADSSEKESQQHRRRLSLKRRRASEEDDDDHDSDESSEGERPVRKRVNRIDSDDSDEEEKETKETREEEEGGVLGKGASPLDYSLVEMHPPTNGQSPIKALEGLAHIGPQKPGATAVGIAPNGLELAPQDDDEDDLLGVTDLVDFVCNSDML